The Pyrus communis chromosome 5, drPyrComm1.1, whole genome shotgun sequence region tgtaaaatgtgtgaattaatatgaagtaaatgaatttgcttatgtggatcttagtcattgggttttctttgagtAAAAAAGTTATGTAGGGttttatatgaagaaaattgagtttgaatggctaaagtcatattttcactcttttttatttataaaataatacaaaataattttaattgtaatttcggataagatttttaatcgttcttgttgtgtcatgtgtcattattcgaagtattattaaataatacaaaataattttatttgtaatttcggataagatttttaatcgttctcgttgtgcCACTTGacataaaatccaaaaagataattattgggcatggatttccgataagatttttaatcgtacttGTTGCGCCATGTATCATTATctaaaaatacaattattggtgatgaatTTCTAATAAGATTATTAACAAATCACATTGCACCaggtgtcataatctgtttacaatatttgaggatagtttttcatcagatttttaacgaatgatgacatgccacatgtcattatccaaaAATACAATTCTTGGTgatagatttctgataagattattaaccaatcacgtcgcactaagtgtcataatctgtttacaatctttgaggatagatttccatcagatttttaacgaatgacggcatgccacgtgacattatgtacaacctaatcctttctgaatcctccatataatccaccatccatcctcacaaatctcacaccaattttctcaagatctctatcattattcatagtttatgattcattcttcacaaaaatctctatcattattcatagtttctgcttctttcttacaatgtcttcttcttcctcaaggatgatgtgggaactcgatcagaaagaggaagaattgtttaaccaatcagaaggaatgttcaatctccaggtggcAAAAAAtaagagggaagaggatgaggagcttcgaatgagagatgacgaagcaagCCTCACATTCCTGTTGAGTCATCCAAGTTGTGGCTTAGATCTGCAGGCCCATCCGTTCTGGAAACCTTGATAAAAGCAGACAACGACGAGGTACGGAACTATTagacgattattttgtccgtaatagtgcattccctgatacgtactttagacgtcgttttagaatggaatgacatttgttcaacaaaatcatgattgttgtttgcaACCAtaattcttactttgtgcaaaagaaggatGTTTTTGGTGCTATAGGTCTCATTCCTCAGCAAAAAATTATTGCTCCCTTGCGGATGCTTACATATGAAgtatctgcagaccaagtggatgagataacgaggatggggaaatcaaccattcttgagtccctgctGAGGTTTTGcagagcaatcgaatctatctacatcGTAGAGTGCCTCCGGAAACCTACAAACATAGACTTACAAAGGCTTCTAAAGAAGGCCGAGATGcgtggttttcctgggatgattggaagcattgattgtatgcattgGACGTGGAAAAAATGTCCAAGTGTATGGCAAGGcgcttatggggacagaaaatgagcaaaaaatatcattttcgaagcggtggcatcttttgatacatggatttggcacgcctttttggGGATttcgggagctcaaaatgacctcaacgtctttgcccaatccccagtgttcaacgatgtcctgcaaggaaatgCACCAAAAATCACGTACTGCGTCAACAGACATATGTACAACGGACCATACTACTTAGCATacgacatttacccaaggtggtcaacatttatcAAAACAGTTACACGTccgcgaagtgcaaaggaaaaacactttgcaagctgtcaagaggggtgcaggaaggatgtggagcgttgttttggtatccttcAAGCTCactgggcgatcgtcaggggtgctaCCAGATTGTTTGATGCAGAGTCGCTTCAATCCATCATGacgacgtgcatcattcttcacaacatgattgtggaagaagAGTATGATCATGAtgtcgttgatgaatatgagctaGACacaatgaacaattcaagaacacgtatatattgcgCTCATGATGGCACCGAAGAATCCGTGTAACATGAGCCATTAGAAAGAGATGGACGTTATAATGAATTggtcattcaacgatatactgcacttcAAATGCCATATATGCACAATGCTCGACATAAtaacttgatagagcaccagtgagcattgaaacaagctgaagataattaagtttatttagtgtgtttgtttttatttggtgtgtttatttaattttagttggtgttttttttttagttcagctttaatgagttttttattattcggcatgcttatgtaattttatttggtgtgtttttgtcatttgaataaatactattttagtataaataacttaccaaattaaataaatttactctcactttaaataaagtactaaattcaataaattggaaacaatatAAAGTACTATTTTCAATAAATagtaaattacaacccaaagtaattggaaaattatggggtctgattacaaaaactactctattcatcatcacttaaccaatttgtggtgctaggatgatcttctcttgtggtgctaggaccatcttgtcttgctctcgcttctcttgcacACCTCCATCGCACCACATacgctttctctgacttccaaaaaaatttagaatttggagacttcccttctaaaggcgtgttcataatctcacgatctcgttaagccattctttcttctctaacctgTTCTCTTttttgcctaagtagctctctttctctcattagcttgaaattctctctcaatagctgcagcttttgcatcatctctagccttatcagcctcatatttCGCCATTTCCagcgccaaagtcaattcaccttggcgagcaagttcttccatgtactttgcataatcatttttggaagcactcccttttatttttgaagctttcttaccttgaggcctaattggatagcGGGTCGAACCCGATacttgttcagggaggggcgtttcgggcacttcttctgcatcattttcatgaacatgcgagcCATGATCTGGTGTAGAGTGTAGAAGGGTgttgttcatgaaaacttctggaccgacagacacaactctaaatttaggacaatctttgacaatattgcAACATTCCCAcaggttgaatgatttatttttgcttttggttttggcaccgtaccaagcttgtgcttgaagttcctacacaatgcgggagaagaaataattataatgaaaataggtaacaaataaataatacaaacaaataattataatgtaaatttggtatagtacaaacaaataaataatatattgttacctga contains the following coding sequences:
- the LOC137734470 gene encoding uncharacterized protein — translated: MIVVCNHNSYFVQKKDVFGAIGLIPQQKIIAPLRMLTYEVSADQVDEITRMGKSTILESLLRFCRAIESIYIVECLRKPTNIDLQRLLKKAEMRGFPGMIGSIDLFNDVLQGNAPKITYCVNRHMYNGPYYLAYDIYPRWSTFIKTVTRPRSAKEKHFASCQEGCRKDVERCFGILQAHWAIVRGATRLFDAESLQSIMTTCIILHNMIVEEEYDHDVVDEYELDTMNNSRTRIYCAHDGTEESV